TCATTTCTGCGTTCAAATTAAAACTGGAAATAATTTGCGGAATGCtcttcttggcttcattgtctgttgactGCATTTGGTTGCGCTTAACGAAAAAAATCGACCACTTCGGTTCTCGTCCTCCTGCTTCACTTTCTCGTCGTGTCTCTGGTTTCGCGATTCACCTGACAGTTTAACATCAGCATCCGAATAAATACTTCGCGTTTGTTCTTAGAATTCTCTTTCTGTACATGCGTTCATGATAAAAATCGATCGTCAATTTCTGTTTTCGCTCATTTGCATGGACACTTTGCCTGCGACTACTGACAACAGGCATACGAATGAGTTGATTTTTATTGACTATgagaatgcgcaagcatttcagCGTTGCGTTGTATAATGACATAAGTCCTAAGTTGTTTGTTGTTAGTAGACTCGGCGACGTCTGGAGAGATTCCTGTGCCTCGCAGATTATTCCCTAATTGTCACAGAGTGTAGTAGACGATGTGTGAGAAATCACTATGCGTATATTTTTCGCATTTCAATATTTTGAAACCTCTTGCCCATGCGGGGCCCATGAAACCTCCAGGCCATAGCCCTGACTCCTTTGCATCAGTTAACTTATATGGCGAAAGATTTCAAATGCTGTGGGGCTACCTTTTAACGTGACTCGTGAAAACGTTTCTGTTAACTACGACAGTCCGTTTTTAGGTTAACTTCTCTTTACTGCCTCTTTCTTGCCAATGCAATGAGTTTACGAGCTAATCACATAGCGCGCTATCACAACCCTGGTATATGTGGTTTTAACTTAACGGAtgacgacattttttttcttacatatTTGGCGTAGTTCTGAGACCAGATTCGGGAGAGTCGGTCGTAATGCCCAAAAGTACGGTAtcacattgaaaaagaaaatcgTTATCACCTTTCCCGTTGCAATTTTAGGAAGCGGTACCGCATCGCACAACGCAATATTAAAAGCGATTCCTTGCTTCTTTAATATAAAAAATTCCCCACTTCCATTACAGTAAACAGCATTGTGGAAATGCACGTCATATTTATAGACTGTCAGCTGTGCATTGTACTGCGACACCCGTATGCTAATAACGGTGAGTTAAGAAGGTATCACATAACACCTTTCAAGTATGTCTTATAGAGTGGCTTTTGTACGTAGCAAAAAATCTGCAAATAATCTTGCCGGTGCATGTCCATCTTAATTATTCCTCTCGGGCAGAAGAATCCAAGAAGTGACAGTCCCATTTTATTTCCTTTCACTTCTTCCATGTGCGAGCTTACAGATTCATTCAACTTCGAATGCCTATATAACAAAGCACAATCCAGAAAAAAAACAGTTACGAAGTCTTTGGAGTTCCCTTCTATAATATGCTAGGAACGTTGGCTGGAAATTTTCGAACAAGTAATTTGTTTCGCAGCTAACAGCACGAGATAAAACTGATGCAAAGCATTCACAATTGTGTTTCTTGTTTTATACTGTCTAATTATTCTCGTTACGCCTGTGTTACATCTATTAAACTTACGCTTAGTATACCTGAACTTTCATCATGTCCTAAATGTGCACGATTGTATCTTTTTCATAAGATCTATATACTCAACCCCAGTCCGAATGAACAGCTTATAACACATCCGTCGTACATATAATCCCGTTGTGATCGCAAACTTCAAGCTTGTGTACCGTGATGTCGAACAAAATTGTGCCAGGATTACTTTATTCCAAGAACAAGTCTGGATTGGAGCTGCCTGCTTGCTTTCATCGCCAGTATTCCGGACAATGCAAGTTTCAAAACAGCCGTAAACAACGCATTCTGTTAAAACTTTATTGGTACGCATGTCTTTGTTTTTCATGAATACCACTCCTTTTTATTGTGCCTTTGTGCCTAGAAAATATTTTAACAAATAATTAAAGACCTGAGACTGAATTCAAAGTTTTGCTCTCGTACGTACTCTTTGCGATTGCCCAGCCGCCTTTCCTAATAATGCGTCCAACATGAGGATTGTCTCACATATTCTTTGACGAAGAATGTTAGTGCAAGCGTTTTCTGTCAATACGTGGCTCTGTTTCCTTAAACACAATTTCGCCATGTGAGCAGTATAGTATAGCAACAGCCCATCGTGTGCATTTCAATGCTTCGTTACAATTGAAATAGCAGGTTGCATGAGACTATCCAAATAACGCGCAAACAAGGCACGCTGACCTTTATCGTAGTTTGCATGAGAACACATGAGCGAGATTGGACACGTAAAttacaataaacaaacaaattcaCTGTGGCGCAACACGTATCAAAATTCTAGAGAGACGTCTTCTTTCATAGAACAATAATTGACGGGGGGAACCGTAGCCAGCTAATCAGAGACGTTATTGAAACAGAGCTGAGAGCTCGGCTTCCTGGGGTTTGTGCGTCAAAACCATCAATCATGGCATCAGAGAAGGAACTTGACTTTAGGAGATGTAATGCGAATGTGGTCAGCTTGCGCGGGCGAATCAATATATCAGTTGAAAGTTGAATGCCAGAGCTATGTGCGTCTTCCTCTCTTTCCTTTGCGTATTCTCTTTGTTACATTATTGGATGTGGCTATTGCCACTTCTACACTGATACACTTTCTGCTAAGTTTGCTAGGTTTTTACACGGGGTCAGGCGCTGTGTCCAATAAGCTGTTCTTGAGGAAGCTTTTACACAGAACTCCCGCCCTAAGGTAGGATGCGGTAGAAATATGTTATGTTAAATCTTTTCCACACAGGTTATGGATGTACCTATTGGCGTAGCTTCGACAGAATACATCAACAAGCCGAAGGTTGCGAGTTCATCTACGATGAACTGTGCGGCACAACCCCAAAGTACGACCTTTACGATCCGACATGCACTCCAGTGACGTTTTCCATACTCTTGTGGGAGCCTGTAACCCCACCGCCGCCATCGCCACCACCAACTACGACACCGACTGATGCGCCACCAAAAGGACATCCTGGTCACCAGAACCCATGGGATATATTGAACCCATTGAATATATTGAAGCTATGGAAGCAATGGAAACCAGGGGATCCATTGAACATATGGGAGCAATGGAAGGAATGGATCCAAGGCAACCAAAGCAATCACTTGAACCCATGGAATCCATTGAACATATGGAAGCAACGGAAAGAATGGATCCAAGGCAACCAAAGCAACAAATTGAACGCATGGAATCCATCGAACCTATTGAAGCAATGGAAACAATGGATTCAAGGCAACCATAGCAACCAATGGAACCCAGGGAAGCTATGGAGTCCATTGACGGACGTGGCGGAAGGAGTGACTGGGTCTATTCAGTCCCTACTGAATCCATTTAAAGGCAAGTAATATTGCGAATGCAGTAATTGACTGTGACTACAGAACAATAAATATGTAAATTAATATATTGTCAAACCGGAAGGCATACAGAGCCCACCACTTCTTTCGCTATGCGACACGAATACGTAGGACCTGGCAATGTTGATAACGGTTATATTGCTTCATTCCTTATTAATAAACGTTGCCTTTTAAGCTTGACGTTTGCGTTCTCATTCCATCGACAATAAATATCAGCATAACATAAGGGCTAGGAGAATCTCTAATAAATGATATTCTCCTCATGCACCCTCCTGGTATATGTTGATGTTTATTACTTCACTCTTTCCTCTTTATTCATTtgattattttgttttctttatcaTAGATGTATAGGATTTGTGTGAAAAGCTATCGGCCCGCAATGACAAAAGGTGCCACCTGTGAAACGACTGCAATGTAATGCCGTTCGCGGAACTCAGGGCTGAGTGTAGGTCACAGTATGGGTGCGACGTAACCAAGTGGGGGTGTATGAACGTCCTCGCGGTATCAAAAACTttgcagcaactgcaaacaaacaGTCAAGCATTCCTCTAGCATCTGCGATGCCTCGCATGCCCTCTGCTAacacgggcccggcgccgatatggctcccgagccattcgcgcgtcggagtcggcggaactctcgcaccacaatgcattgcgcgcgaagaaaaagacgccaacacaactccgcagacggattttgcggacggcgcgcgacttggcaaacgttctgcgcatgctgcGAAGacagcagccgacggcgcgcgcatTGAAGTATAGAGGgaatggcatctcggctggcgcagcgcaaccgacgtagcgtgactgaccgcgaacgacgctcgcccgcgcgccgataacgtcggactataaacgtgcctttagTAGCACTTCGCACCTCGAAGAGGCAGGGCATGtgccgagtgagctcctgaacaacataTTCcaatgtgatgaacgcggtttaaaGAGGTGAGCGGTAATGCTAACGTGTTTCTCTTGCAGTCACCACTAAACCGCCACTGAATTTATTTatcttaatgcgaaagcattatatgctgCGTTCCGCGAAAATCCGTCGCGTTGAGCGTTACGGAGAGATAATACCAGAAATTGCCGTCGGCGAAAACAGTGAAAACAAGCCAAAAATTGCCGCGGTTGAACGCGGTTAAAGCGAGTTTGTCGAGCGATAGCTCGGTTTTGTTGCAGGAGCAACTACCGCATCTGCAATTCCACCACAAGAAAACATAGCGGCGCTGCTCGGCGCCGTCGGCGCTCTCGGCGTGAACGTGCAGTGAACTTGGATGCAGCCAGCGCTACTTGCGTTGGCGGCACGAAAGAGTGAGCTTCAGCCGCTCTTAGTTTTCACTCCACAACGCATTGGGCGGGCTAAGTCttagtttgaccttggctgagcttgaacgTCACAATTTCGGAACCATTCGctttctgggtttgtacctggagtatAGTAGAGTCTAAAAATGCTCGCATTGCCGTcgaatttctcagggaggttcctgtaaacaaagtaaatttattgcttacaaaaaaaaaaatttggtacatttcagTCTGAGTGGGAATCGAATCCGGGCTTCCGGGTTGCGAGACGTACGCGCCTCCCCGAATCCACGGCTCGTCCACGGGTTCTGGCTGACTCAAGCTGTACCGAGTGCTCGCGTTCACGAGCACGTTCGTTCGTGCAGTGAACGCgttcatgacgttccgaggtcCACAAATAttttaacgctttcgcattcccacatatgccgaatttttcatttctttatgcaCTCACAGCGTCACTGAAATGGAACACATCGGGAAGAGGGAAACAATTTGATTTACAAGCATATCTGTGACAAGCACTACAAGTCGGCGTAGCTGTGGCAGTCGCAAAACACACAAAACGACATTACAGCGACAATGCAAATGCAGAGCTTCATGACACAATGATTCATAGTTCCACAGGACGTGAAGTTGTAGACTACTGCGACGAAACGTGTAAGTGTAGTTTATGGTCACTTCGTTGCTTCAAAACAGTGCACACGTTCGTTATCATCAAGTCCGCGCTGTTTAGCTTTGCTTCAGTCAGTCAAGCTCTGTTGGTCCGCGGGACTTTCTGTGCGCCTTCACAAATAACTTCCTAAagaagttcttttttcttcttttctgcttgCCAAGCCTCGCTGGTGACTCGTTGACCTCCAGCAAGGACCACATGGAAAAGGGGTTGCATTACAGAGACCAGGCCACTCGAAGAACAAATGCTCGAAGTAAAGGACACACACAAAGCGCTGAACAGGAGCCTGATCCTGTCATTCCGAACACGTACCTCTGCAGAGCCTTTAAGGCCTCCTGGAAGGCTACCTTGTTAAATCCCTGCGCCACTCTGTCATTTCTATAGACGCCACTCAATGTTTAGGGAACACCGGAGATAACATTTTTTCTGCTCTACTTAACTGGCGTTTTGCTTTCCGCCTGTCTAATCTCACAGAATTCGTGGCACGTAGTTATCTTCACAAAGAGCAGGTGGACTCACCAGCGAATTCACGCTGTACTCAGAGATGTATGAATAGTGCTTTTTGTGACCAGGTCAAATAGTATTAGAATAGAGCTTGACAAACGTGAGCCGAATGGAAGGAAGTATGTAATGACTTTCGAGTAGTTTTCCAATAATGAATCAAGCTTTCTATCTTCCCCTCTTAGTATATTTACAACGTTAGTAAACTTCTGCCATTACAGTGCGGATTAGGATACGTCGTTTATAAAAGGCCAAATTATGCATTAGGAACAAATAAGCAGCTTGTTCATATAGACAAGACTCGACTCTTCggaattacggaatcagggtgtagacaagccgtatgtaaaaatactgaaagatatctatagtggctccacagccaccgtactcctccataaagaaagcaacaaaatcccaataaagaaaggtgtcaggcagggagatacaatttctcgaatgctattcacagcgtgtttacaggagctattcaaagacctggattgggaagaattggggataagagttcgtggagaataccttagtaacttgcaattcgctgatgatattgccttgcttagtaactcaggggaccaattacaatgcatactcactgacctggagaggcaaagcagcagggtgggtctaaaaattaatctgcagaaaactaaagtaatgtttaacagtctcggaagggaacagcagtttacaataggtagtgaagcactggaagtggtaagggaatacatctacttaggacaggtagtgactgcggatccggatcatgagaccgaaataatcagaagaataagaatgggctggggtgcgtttggcaggcattctcagatcatgaacagcaggttgccattatccctcaagagaaaagtttataacagctgtgtcttaccagtactcacgtacggggcagaaacctggaggcttgcgaaaagggttctgcataaattgaggacgacgcaatgagctatggaaagaagaatgataggtgtaacgttaagggataagaaaagatcagattgggtgagggaacaaacgcgagttaataaaatcttagttgaaatcaagaaaaggaaatggcatgggcaggacatgtaatgaggagggaatatagccgatggccattaagggttacggactggattccaagggaagggaagcgtagcagggggcggcag
The nucleotide sequence above comes from Dermacentor andersoni chromosome 10, qqDerAnde1_hic_scaffold, whole genome shotgun sequence. Encoded proteins:
- the LOC129380339 gene encoding uncharacterized protein isoform X1, with product MLLSLCTLLCAQMHHVLADLPFYPEIDATLQYYQDLSTCSLDKVEWSLVYRNFHDDVYFGSIKCIRFHDLGVCAEYATANLSLRGNCNTTHVIILGSSWNYTAKNLIITDTSELNSIVEMHVIFIDCQLCIVLRHPYANNGYGCTYWRSFDRIHQQAEGCEFIYDELCGTTPKYDLYDPTCTPVTFSILLWEPVTPPPPSPPPTTTPTDAPPKGHPGHQNPWDILNPLNILKLWKQWKPGDPLNIWEQWKEWIQGNQSNHLNPWNPLNIWKQRKEWIQGNQSNKLNAWNPSNLLKQWKQWIQGNHSNQWNPGKLWSPLTDVAEGVTGSIQSLLNPFKGK
- the LOC129380339 gene encoding uncharacterized protein isoform X2, with translation MLLSLCTLLCAQMHHVLADLPFYPEIDATLQYYQDLSTCSLDKVEWSLVYRNFHDDVYFGSIKCIRFHDLGVCAEYATANLSLRGNCNTTHVIILGSSWNYTAKNLIITDTSECYGCTYWRSFDRIHQQAEGCEFIYDELCGTTPKYDLYDPTCTPVTFSILLWEPVTPPPPSPPPTTTPTDAPPKGHPGHQNPWDILNPLNILKLWKQWKPGDPLNIWEQWKEWIQGNQSNHLNPWNPLNIWKQRKEWIQGNQSNKLNAWNPSNLLKQWKQWIQGNHSNQWNPGKLWSPLTDVAEGVTGSIQSLLNPFKGK